A section of the Neofelis nebulosa isolate mNeoNeb1 chromosome 12, mNeoNeb1.pri, whole genome shotgun sequence genome encodes:
- the SLC25A25 gene encoding mitochondrial adenyl nucleotide antiporter SLC25A25 isoform X6 — MLCLCLYVPLIGETQTEFQYFESKGLPAELKSIFKLSVFIPSQEFSTYRQWKQKIVQAGDKDLDGQLDFEEFVHYLQDHEKKLRLVFKSLDKKNDGRIDAQEIMQSLRDLGVKISEQQAEKILKSMDKNGTMTIDWNEWRDYHLLHPVENIPEIILYWKHSTIFDVGENLTVPDEFTVEERQTGMWWRHLVAGGGAGAVSRTCTAPLDRLKVLMQVHASRSNNMCIVGGFTQMIREGGAKSLWRGNGINVLKIAPESAIKFMAYEQIKRLVGSDQETLRIHERLVAGSLAGAIAQSSIYPMEVLKTRMALRKTGQYSGMLDCARKILAREGMAAFYKGYVPNMLGIIPYAGIDLAVYETLKNAWLQRYAVNSADPGVFVLLACGTMSSTCGQLASYPLALVRTRMQAQASIEGAPEVTMSSLFRQILRTEGAFGLYRGLAPNFMKVIPAVSISYVVYENLKITLGVQSR, encoded by the exons ATGCTCTGCCTGTGCCTCTACGTGCCGCTCATCGGGGAGACCCAGACCGAATTCCAGTACTTCGAGTCCAAGGGGCTTCCCGCCGAGCTGAAGTCCATCTTCAAACTCAGCGTCTTTATCCCCTCCCAGGAGTTCTCCACCTACCGCCAGTGGAAGCAG AAAATCGTGCAAGCTGGAGATAAAGACCTCGACGGGCAACTCGACTTTGAAGAATTTGTCCATTATCTGCAAGATCATGAGAAGAAGCTGAGGCTGGTGTTCAAGAGTTTGGACAAGAAGAATGATG gACGAATCGACGCTCAGGAGATCATGCAGTCCCTGCGGGACCTGGGAGTCAAGATCTCCGAACAGCAGGCAGAAAAAATTCTCAAGAG CATGGATAAAAACGGCACGATGACCATCGACTGGAACGAGTGGAGAGACTACCACCTTCTGCATCCCGTGGAAAACATCCCCGAGATCATCCTGTACTGGAAGCATTCCACG ATCTTCGATGTGGGTGAGAATCTGACGGTCCCCGACGAATTcacagtggaggagaggcagacgGGGATGTGGTGGAGACACCTCGTGGCTGGAGGCGGGGCAGGGGCCGTGTCCAGAACTTGCACGGCACCCCTGGACAGACTCAAGGTGCTTATGCAG GTTCACGCTTCCCGAAGCAACAACATGTGCATCGTGGGCGGGTTCACCCAGATGATTCGAGAAGGTGGGGCCAAATCCCTCTGGCGGGGCAACGGCATCAATGTCCTCAAAATTGCCCCTGAGTCGGCCATCAAATTCATGGCCTATGAACAG ATCAAGCGTCTTGTGGGGAGTGACCAGGAGACTCTGAGGATTCACGAGAGACTTGTGGCAGGGTCGTTGGCTGGGGCCATCGCGCAGAGTAGCATCTATCCAATGGAG GTTCTGAAGACCCGGATGGCCCTGCGCAAGACAGGCCAGTACTCGGGCATGCTGGACTGTGCCAGGAAGATCCTGGCCAGAGAAGGGATGGCCGCCTTCTACAAAGGCTATGTTCCCAACATGCTGGGGATCATCCCCTACGCTGGGATAGACCTAGCTGTCTACGAG ACGCTCAAGAACGCCTGGCTGCAGCGCTATGCGGTAAACAGCGCCGACCCTGGCGTATTTGTGCTCCTGGCCTGTGGCACCATGTCCAGCACCTGTGGTCAGCTGGCCAGCTACCCACTGGCCCTGGTCAGGACCCGGATGCAGGCCCAAG CCTCCATCGAGGGCGCCCCGGAGGTGACCATGAGCAGCCTCTTCAGACAGATCCTGCGGACCGAGGGCGCCTTTGGCCTGTACCGGGGGCTGGCCCCCAACTTCATGAAGGTGATCCCGGCCGTGAGCATCAGCTACGTGGTTTACGAGAACCTGAAGATCACCCTGGGCGTGCAGTCGCGGTGA
- the SLC25A25 gene encoding mitochondrial adenyl nucleotide antiporter SLC25A25 isoform X3 produces the protein MLQMLWPFLSSFLPRAGCQGSREGNDNEVRGTPAPARGDQMSSFLGKQDGRAEATDKRPTILLVVGPAEQFPKKIVQAGDKDLDGQLDFEEFVHYLQDHEKKLRLVFKSLDKKNDGRIDAQEIMQSLRDLGVKISEQQAEKILKRIRTGHFWGPVTYMDKNGTMTIDWNEWRDYHLLHPVENIPEIILYWKHSTIFDVGENLTVPDEFTVEERQTGMWWRHLVAGGGAGAVSRTCTAPLDRLKVLMQVHASRSNNMCIVGGFTQMIREGGAKSLWRGNGINVLKIAPESAIKFMAYEQIKRLVGSDQETLRIHERLVAGSLAGAIAQSSIYPMEVLKTRMALRKTGQYSGMLDCARKILAREGMAAFYKGYVPNMLGIIPYAGIDLAVYETLKNAWLQRYAVNSADPGVFVLLACGTMSSTCGQLASYPLALVRTRMQAQASIEGAPEVTMSSLFRQILRTEGAFGLYRGLAPNFMKVIPAVSISYVVYENLKITLGVQSR, from the exons ATGTTGCAGATGCTGTGGCCTTTTCTGTCCAGCTTTCTCCCTAGGGCTGGGTGCCAAGGCTCCAGAGAGGGGAACGATAATGAAGTCAGAGGCACCCCGGCTCCAGCTCGGGGAGACCAGATGTCAAGCTTTTTGGGGAAACAGGACGGAAGGGCTGAGGCCACGGACAAGAGACCCACCATTTTGCTGGTGGTCGGACCTGCAGAGCAATTTCCTAAG AAAATCGTGCAAGCTGGAGATAAAGACCTCGACGGGCAACTCGACTTTGAAGAATTTGTCCATTATCTGCAAGATCATGAGAAGAAGCTGAGGCTGGTGTTCAAGAGTTTGGACAAGAAGAATGATG gACGAATCGACGCTCAGGAGATCATGCAGTCCCTGCGGGACCTGGGAGTCAAGATCTCCGAACAGCAGGCAGAAAAAATTCTCAAGAG AATACGAACGGGCCACTTCTGGGGCCCTGTCACCTA CATGGATAAAAACGGCACGATGACCATCGACTGGAACGAGTGGAGAGACTACCACCTTCTGCATCCCGTGGAAAACATCCCCGAGATCATCCTGTACTGGAAGCATTCCACG ATCTTCGATGTGGGTGAGAATCTGACGGTCCCCGACGAATTcacagtggaggagaggcagacgGGGATGTGGTGGAGACACCTCGTGGCTGGAGGCGGGGCAGGGGCCGTGTCCAGAACTTGCACGGCACCCCTGGACAGACTCAAGGTGCTTATGCAG GTTCACGCTTCCCGAAGCAACAACATGTGCATCGTGGGCGGGTTCACCCAGATGATTCGAGAAGGTGGGGCCAAATCCCTCTGGCGGGGCAACGGCATCAATGTCCTCAAAATTGCCCCTGAGTCGGCCATCAAATTCATGGCCTATGAACAG ATCAAGCGTCTTGTGGGGAGTGACCAGGAGACTCTGAGGATTCACGAGAGACTTGTGGCAGGGTCGTTGGCTGGGGCCATCGCGCAGAGTAGCATCTATCCAATGGAG GTTCTGAAGACCCGGATGGCCCTGCGCAAGACAGGCCAGTACTCGGGCATGCTGGACTGTGCCAGGAAGATCCTGGCCAGAGAAGGGATGGCCGCCTTCTACAAAGGCTATGTTCCCAACATGCTGGGGATCATCCCCTACGCTGGGATAGACCTAGCTGTCTACGAG ACGCTCAAGAACGCCTGGCTGCAGCGCTATGCGGTAAACAGCGCCGACCCTGGCGTATTTGTGCTCCTGGCCTGTGGCACCATGTCCAGCACCTGTGGTCAGCTGGCCAGCTACCCACTGGCCCTGGTCAGGACCCGGATGCAGGCCCAAG CCTCCATCGAGGGCGCCCCGGAGGTGACCATGAGCAGCCTCTTCAGACAGATCCTGCGGACCGAGGGCGCCTTTGGCCTGTACCGGGGGCTGGCCCCCAACTTCATGAAGGTGATCCCGGCCGTGAGCATCAGCTACGTGGTTTACGAGAACCTGAAGATCACCCTGGGCGTGCAGTCGCGGTGA
- the SLC25A25 gene encoding mitochondrial adenyl nucleotide antiporter SLC25A25 isoform X5, producing the protein MLCLCLYVPLIGETQTEFQYFESKGLPAELKSIFKLSVFIPSQEFSTYRQWKQKIVQAGDKDLDGQLDFEEFVHYLQDHEKKLRLVFKSLDKKNDGRIDAQEIMQSLRDLGVKISEQQAEKILKRIRTGHFWGPVTYMDKNGTMTIDWNEWRDYHLLHPVENIPEIILYWKHSTIFDVGENLTVPDEFTVEERQTGMWWRHLVAGGGAGAVSRTCTAPLDRLKVLMQVHASRSNNMCIVGGFTQMIREGGAKSLWRGNGINVLKIAPESAIKFMAYEQIKRLVGSDQETLRIHERLVAGSLAGAIAQSSIYPMEVLKTRMALRKTGQYSGMLDCARKILAREGMAAFYKGYVPNMLGIIPYAGIDLAVYETLKNAWLQRYAVNSADPGVFVLLACGTMSSTCGQLASYPLALVRTRMQAQASIEGAPEVTMSSLFRQILRTEGAFGLYRGLAPNFMKVIPAVSISYVVYENLKITLGVQSR; encoded by the exons ATGCTCTGCCTGTGCCTCTACGTGCCGCTCATCGGGGAGACCCAGACCGAATTCCAGTACTTCGAGTCCAAGGGGCTTCCCGCCGAGCTGAAGTCCATCTTCAAACTCAGCGTCTTTATCCCCTCCCAGGAGTTCTCCACCTACCGCCAGTGGAAGCAG AAAATCGTGCAAGCTGGAGATAAAGACCTCGACGGGCAACTCGACTTTGAAGAATTTGTCCATTATCTGCAAGATCATGAGAAGAAGCTGAGGCTGGTGTTCAAGAGTTTGGACAAGAAGAATGATG gACGAATCGACGCTCAGGAGATCATGCAGTCCCTGCGGGACCTGGGAGTCAAGATCTCCGAACAGCAGGCAGAAAAAATTCTCAAGAG AATACGAACGGGCCACTTCTGGGGCCCTGTCACCTA CATGGATAAAAACGGCACGATGACCATCGACTGGAACGAGTGGAGAGACTACCACCTTCTGCATCCCGTGGAAAACATCCCCGAGATCATCCTGTACTGGAAGCATTCCACG ATCTTCGATGTGGGTGAGAATCTGACGGTCCCCGACGAATTcacagtggaggagaggcagacgGGGATGTGGTGGAGACACCTCGTGGCTGGAGGCGGGGCAGGGGCCGTGTCCAGAACTTGCACGGCACCCCTGGACAGACTCAAGGTGCTTATGCAG GTTCACGCTTCCCGAAGCAACAACATGTGCATCGTGGGCGGGTTCACCCAGATGATTCGAGAAGGTGGGGCCAAATCCCTCTGGCGGGGCAACGGCATCAATGTCCTCAAAATTGCCCCTGAGTCGGCCATCAAATTCATGGCCTATGAACAG ATCAAGCGTCTTGTGGGGAGTGACCAGGAGACTCTGAGGATTCACGAGAGACTTGTGGCAGGGTCGTTGGCTGGGGCCATCGCGCAGAGTAGCATCTATCCAATGGAG GTTCTGAAGACCCGGATGGCCCTGCGCAAGACAGGCCAGTACTCGGGCATGCTGGACTGTGCCAGGAAGATCCTGGCCAGAGAAGGGATGGCCGCCTTCTACAAAGGCTATGTTCCCAACATGCTGGGGATCATCCCCTACGCTGGGATAGACCTAGCTGTCTACGAG ACGCTCAAGAACGCCTGGCTGCAGCGCTATGCGGTAAACAGCGCCGACCCTGGCGTATTTGTGCTCCTGGCCTGTGGCACCATGTCCAGCACCTGTGGTCAGCTGGCCAGCTACCCACTGGCCCTGGTCAGGACCCGGATGCAGGCCCAAG CCTCCATCGAGGGCGCCCCGGAGGTGACCATGAGCAGCCTCTTCAGACAGATCCTGCGGACCGAGGGCGCCTTTGGCCTGTACCGGGGGCTGGCCCCCAACTTCATGAAGGTGATCCCGGCCGTGAGCATCAGCTACGTGGTTTACGAGAACCTGAAGATCACCCTGGGCGTGCAGTCGCGGTGA
- the SLC25A25 gene encoding mitochondrial adenyl nucleotide antiporter SLC25A25 isoform X4 — protein sequence MLQMLWPFLSSFLPRAGCQGSREGNDNEVRGTPAPARGDQMSSFLGKQDGRAEATDKRPTILLVVGPAEQFPKKIVQAGDKDLDGQLDFEEFVHYLQDHEKKLRLVFKSLDKKNDGRIDAQEIMQSLRDLGVKISEQQAEKILKSMDKNGTMTIDWNEWRDYHLLHPVENIPEIILYWKHSTIFDVGENLTVPDEFTVEERQTGMWWRHLVAGGGAGAVSRTCTAPLDRLKVLMQVHASRSNNMCIVGGFTQMIREGGAKSLWRGNGINVLKIAPESAIKFMAYEQIKRLVGSDQETLRIHERLVAGSLAGAIAQSSIYPMEVLKTRMALRKTGQYSGMLDCARKILAREGMAAFYKGYVPNMLGIIPYAGIDLAVYETLKNAWLQRYAVNSADPGVFVLLACGTMSSTCGQLASYPLALVRTRMQAQASIEGAPEVTMSSLFRQILRTEGAFGLYRGLAPNFMKVIPAVSISYVVYENLKITLGVQSR from the exons ATGTTGCAGATGCTGTGGCCTTTTCTGTCCAGCTTTCTCCCTAGGGCTGGGTGCCAAGGCTCCAGAGAGGGGAACGATAATGAAGTCAGAGGCACCCCGGCTCCAGCTCGGGGAGACCAGATGTCAAGCTTTTTGGGGAAACAGGACGGAAGGGCTGAGGCCACGGACAAGAGACCCACCATTTTGCTGGTGGTCGGACCTGCAGAGCAATTTCCTAAG AAAATCGTGCAAGCTGGAGATAAAGACCTCGACGGGCAACTCGACTTTGAAGAATTTGTCCATTATCTGCAAGATCATGAGAAGAAGCTGAGGCTGGTGTTCAAGAGTTTGGACAAGAAGAATGATG gACGAATCGACGCTCAGGAGATCATGCAGTCCCTGCGGGACCTGGGAGTCAAGATCTCCGAACAGCAGGCAGAAAAAATTCTCAAGAG CATGGATAAAAACGGCACGATGACCATCGACTGGAACGAGTGGAGAGACTACCACCTTCTGCATCCCGTGGAAAACATCCCCGAGATCATCCTGTACTGGAAGCATTCCACG ATCTTCGATGTGGGTGAGAATCTGACGGTCCCCGACGAATTcacagtggaggagaggcagacgGGGATGTGGTGGAGACACCTCGTGGCTGGAGGCGGGGCAGGGGCCGTGTCCAGAACTTGCACGGCACCCCTGGACAGACTCAAGGTGCTTATGCAG GTTCACGCTTCCCGAAGCAACAACATGTGCATCGTGGGCGGGTTCACCCAGATGATTCGAGAAGGTGGGGCCAAATCCCTCTGGCGGGGCAACGGCATCAATGTCCTCAAAATTGCCCCTGAGTCGGCCATCAAATTCATGGCCTATGAACAG ATCAAGCGTCTTGTGGGGAGTGACCAGGAGACTCTGAGGATTCACGAGAGACTTGTGGCAGGGTCGTTGGCTGGGGCCATCGCGCAGAGTAGCATCTATCCAATGGAG GTTCTGAAGACCCGGATGGCCCTGCGCAAGACAGGCCAGTACTCGGGCATGCTGGACTGTGCCAGGAAGATCCTGGCCAGAGAAGGGATGGCCGCCTTCTACAAAGGCTATGTTCCCAACATGCTGGGGATCATCCCCTACGCTGGGATAGACCTAGCTGTCTACGAG ACGCTCAAGAACGCCTGGCTGCAGCGCTATGCGGTAAACAGCGCCGACCCTGGCGTATTTGTGCTCCTGGCCTGTGGCACCATGTCCAGCACCTGTGGTCAGCTGGCCAGCTACCCACTGGCCCTGGTCAGGACCCGGATGCAGGCCCAAG CCTCCATCGAGGGCGCCCCGGAGGTGACCATGAGCAGCCTCTTCAGACAGATCCTGCGGACCGAGGGCGCCTTTGGCCTGTACCGGGGGCTGGCCCCCAACTTCATGAAGGTGATCCCGGCCGTGAGCATCAGCTACGTGGTTTACGAGAACCTGAAGATCACCCTGGGCGTGCAGTCGCGGTGA
- the SLC25A25 gene encoding mitochondrial adenyl nucleotide antiporter SLC25A25 isoform X1 — protein sequence MVSSVLCRCVASPPPDAATAASSSASSPASVDPCGGAVCGGPDHRLRLWSLFQTLDVNRDGGLCVNDLAVGLRRLGLHRTEGELRKIVQAGDKDLDGQLDFEEFVHYLQDHEKKLRLVFKSLDKKNDGRIDAQEIMQSLRDLGVKISEQQAEKILKRIRTGHFWGPVTYMDKNGTMTIDWNEWRDYHLLHPVENIPEIILYWKHSTIFDVGENLTVPDEFTVEERQTGMWWRHLVAGGGAGAVSRTCTAPLDRLKVLMQVHASRSNNMCIVGGFTQMIREGGAKSLWRGNGINVLKIAPESAIKFMAYEQIKRLVGSDQETLRIHERLVAGSLAGAIAQSSIYPMEVLKTRMALRKTGQYSGMLDCARKILAREGMAAFYKGYVPNMLGIIPYAGIDLAVYETLKNAWLQRYAVNSADPGVFVLLACGTMSSTCGQLASYPLALVRTRMQAQASIEGAPEVTMSSLFRQILRTEGAFGLYRGLAPNFMKVIPAVSISYVVYENLKITLGVQSR from the exons ATGGTGAGCAGTGTGTTGTGCCGCTGCGTGGCTTCCCCGCCGCCGGAcgccgccaccgccgcctcgTCGTCCGCCTCGTCGCCGGCGTCCGTGGACCCGTGCGGCGGCGCCGTCTGCGGGGGCCCGGACCACCGGCTGCGCCTGTGGAGCCTCTTCCAGACCCTCGACGTCAACCGTGACGGCGGCCTGTGTGTCAACGACTTGGCCGTGGGACTGCGGCGCCTGGGACTGCACCGCACCGAGGGCGAGCTTCGG AAAATCGTGCAAGCTGGAGATAAAGACCTCGACGGGCAACTCGACTTTGAAGAATTTGTCCATTATCTGCAAGATCATGAGAAGAAGCTGAGGCTGGTGTTCAAGAGTTTGGACAAGAAGAATGATG gACGAATCGACGCTCAGGAGATCATGCAGTCCCTGCGGGACCTGGGAGTCAAGATCTCCGAACAGCAGGCAGAAAAAATTCTCAAGAG AATACGAACGGGCCACTTCTGGGGCCCTGTCACCTA CATGGATAAAAACGGCACGATGACCATCGACTGGAACGAGTGGAGAGACTACCACCTTCTGCATCCCGTGGAAAACATCCCCGAGATCATCCTGTACTGGAAGCATTCCACG ATCTTCGATGTGGGTGAGAATCTGACGGTCCCCGACGAATTcacagtggaggagaggcagacgGGGATGTGGTGGAGACACCTCGTGGCTGGAGGCGGGGCAGGGGCCGTGTCCAGAACTTGCACGGCACCCCTGGACAGACTCAAGGTGCTTATGCAG GTTCACGCTTCCCGAAGCAACAACATGTGCATCGTGGGCGGGTTCACCCAGATGATTCGAGAAGGTGGGGCCAAATCCCTCTGGCGGGGCAACGGCATCAATGTCCTCAAAATTGCCCCTGAGTCGGCCATCAAATTCATGGCCTATGAACAG ATCAAGCGTCTTGTGGGGAGTGACCAGGAGACTCTGAGGATTCACGAGAGACTTGTGGCAGGGTCGTTGGCTGGGGCCATCGCGCAGAGTAGCATCTATCCAATGGAG GTTCTGAAGACCCGGATGGCCCTGCGCAAGACAGGCCAGTACTCGGGCATGCTGGACTGTGCCAGGAAGATCCTGGCCAGAGAAGGGATGGCCGCCTTCTACAAAGGCTATGTTCCCAACATGCTGGGGATCATCCCCTACGCTGGGATAGACCTAGCTGTCTACGAG ACGCTCAAGAACGCCTGGCTGCAGCGCTATGCGGTAAACAGCGCCGACCCTGGCGTATTTGTGCTCCTGGCCTGTGGCACCATGTCCAGCACCTGTGGTCAGCTGGCCAGCTACCCACTGGCCCTGGTCAGGACCCGGATGCAGGCCCAAG CCTCCATCGAGGGCGCCCCGGAGGTGACCATGAGCAGCCTCTTCAGACAGATCCTGCGGACCGAGGGCGCCTTTGGCCTGTACCGGGGGCTGGCCCCCAACTTCATGAAGGTGATCCCGGCCGTGAGCATCAGCTACGTGGTTTACGAGAACCTGAAGATCACCCTGGGCGTGCAGTCGCGGTGA
- the SLC25A25 gene encoding mitochondrial adenyl nucleotide antiporter SLC25A25 isoform X2 produces MVSSVLCRCVASPPPDAATAASSSASSPASVDPCGGAVCGGPDHRLRLWSLFQTLDVNRDGGLCVNDLAVGLRRLGLHRTEGELRKIVQAGDKDLDGQLDFEEFVHYLQDHEKKLRLVFKSLDKKNDGRIDAQEIMQSLRDLGVKISEQQAEKILKSMDKNGTMTIDWNEWRDYHLLHPVENIPEIILYWKHSTIFDVGENLTVPDEFTVEERQTGMWWRHLVAGGGAGAVSRTCTAPLDRLKVLMQVHASRSNNMCIVGGFTQMIREGGAKSLWRGNGINVLKIAPESAIKFMAYEQIKRLVGSDQETLRIHERLVAGSLAGAIAQSSIYPMEVLKTRMALRKTGQYSGMLDCARKILAREGMAAFYKGYVPNMLGIIPYAGIDLAVYETLKNAWLQRYAVNSADPGVFVLLACGTMSSTCGQLASYPLALVRTRMQAQASIEGAPEVTMSSLFRQILRTEGAFGLYRGLAPNFMKVIPAVSISYVVYENLKITLGVQSR; encoded by the exons ATGGTGAGCAGTGTGTTGTGCCGCTGCGTGGCTTCCCCGCCGCCGGAcgccgccaccgccgcctcgTCGTCCGCCTCGTCGCCGGCGTCCGTGGACCCGTGCGGCGGCGCCGTCTGCGGGGGCCCGGACCACCGGCTGCGCCTGTGGAGCCTCTTCCAGACCCTCGACGTCAACCGTGACGGCGGCCTGTGTGTCAACGACTTGGCCGTGGGACTGCGGCGCCTGGGACTGCACCGCACCGAGGGCGAGCTTCGG AAAATCGTGCAAGCTGGAGATAAAGACCTCGACGGGCAACTCGACTTTGAAGAATTTGTCCATTATCTGCAAGATCATGAGAAGAAGCTGAGGCTGGTGTTCAAGAGTTTGGACAAGAAGAATGATG gACGAATCGACGCTCAGGAGATCATGCAGTCCCTGCGGGACCTGGGAGTCAAGATCTCCGAACAGCAGGCAGAAAAAATTCTCAAGAG CATGGATAAAAACGGCACGATGACCATCGACTGGAACGAGTGGAGAGACTACCACCTTCTGCATCCCGTGGAAAACATCCCCGAGATCATCCTGTACTGGAAGCATTCCACG ATCTTCGATGTGGGTGAGAATCTGACGGTCCCCGACGAATTcacagtggaggagaggcagacgGGGATGTGGTGGAGACACCTCGTGGCTGGAGGCGGGGCAGGGGCCGTGTCCAGAACTTGCACGGCACCCCTGGACAGACTCAAGGTGCTTATGCAG GTTCACGCTTCCCGAAGCAACAACATGTGCATCGTGGGCGGGTTCACCCAGATGATTCGAGAAGGTGGGGCCAAATCCCTCTGGCGGGGCAACGGCATCAATGTCCTCAAAATTGCCCCTGAGTCGGCCATCAAATTCATGGCCTATGAACAG ATCAAGCGTCTTGTGGGGAGTGACCAGGAGACTCTGAGGATTCACGAGAGACTTGTGGCAGGGTCGTTGGCTGGGGCCATCGCGCAGAGTAGCATCTATCCAATGGAG GTTCTGAAGACCCGGATGGCCCTGCGCAAGACAGGCCAGTACTCGGGCATGCTGGACTGTGCCAGGAAGATCCTGGCCAGAGAAGGGATGGCCGCCTTCTACAAAGGCTATGTTCCCAACATGCTGGGGATCATCCCCTACGCTGGGATAGACCTAGCTGTCTACGAG ACGCTCAAGAACGCCTGGCTGCAGCGCTATGCGGTAAACAGCGCCGACCCTGGCGTATTTGTGCTCCTGGCCTGTGGCACCATGTCCAGCACCTGTGGTCAGCTGGCCAGCTACCCACTGGCCCTGGTCAGGACCCGGATGCAGGCCCAAG CCTCCATCGAGGGCGCCCCGGAGGTGACCATGAGCAGCCTCTTCAGACAGATCCTGCGGACCGAGGGCGCCTTTGGCCTGTACCGGGGGCTGGCCCCCAACTTCATGAAGGTGATCCCGGCCGTGAGCATCAGCTACGTGGTTTACGAGAACCTGAAGATCACCCTGGGCGTGCAGTCGCGGTGA
- the NAIF1 gene encoding nuclear apoptosis-inducing factor 1, whose product MAVPAKKRKMNFSEREVEIIVEELELKKHLLVNHFNAGVPLAAKSAAWHGILRRVNAVATCRRELPEVKKKWSDLKTEVRRKVAQVRAAVEGGEAPGPTEEDGAGGPGTGGGSGGGGPAVAPVLLTPMQQRICNLLGEATIISLPSTTEIHPVALGPTATAAAATVTLTQIPTETTYHTLEEGVVEYCTAEAPPPLPAEAPVEMMAQHADTSVKPQALKSRIALNSAKLIQEQRVTNLHVKEIAQHLEQQNDLLQMIRRSQEVQACAQERQAQAMEGTQAALSVLIQVLRPMIKDFRRYLQSNTPNPTPASDPGQVAQNGQPDSIIQ is encoded by the exons aTGGCCGTCCCAGccaagaagaggaagatgaaCTTCTCTGAGCGAGAGGTGGAAATCATCGTAGAGGAGCTGGAACTGAAGAAGCACCTGCTGGTGAACCACTTCAACGCCGGGGTCCCTCTGGCTGCCAAGAGTGCGGCCTGGCACGGCATCTTAAGAAGGGTCAACGCGGTGGCCACCTGCCGCAGGGAGCTGCCTGAGGTCAAGAAGAAGTGGTCCGACCTCAAGACCGAGGTCCGTCGCAAGGTTGCCCAGGTCCGGGCAGCGGTGGAGGGTGGCGAGGCCCCAGGGCCCACTGAGGAGGATGGAGCCGGTGGGCCTGGGACAGGTGGTGGCAGTGGCGGCGGTGGCCCAGCTGTAGCCCCCGTCCTGCTCACCCCCATGCAACAGCGCATCTGCAACCTGCTGGGCGAGGCTACCATCATCAGCTTGCCCAGTACCACAGAGATCCACCCCGTGGCCCTTGGACCCACAGCCACTGCAGCCGCAGCCACGGTCACCCTGACACAGA TCCCCACGGAGACCACCTATCACACGCTGGAGGAGGGAGTGGTGGAGTACTGTACCGCTGaggcgcccccacccctgcccgccgAGGCCCCCGTGGAGATGATGGCTCAGCACGCTGATACCTCGGTCAAACCCCAGGCGCTCAAGAGCCGCATCGCCCTCAACTCCGCCAAGCTGATCCAGGAGCAGCGAGTTACCAATCTGCACGTGAAGGAGATCGCCCAGCACCTGGAGCAGCAGAACGACCTACTGCAGATGATCCGCCGCTCCCAGGAGGTCCAGGCCTGCGCCCAGGAGCGCCAGGCCCAGGCCATGGAGGGCACCCAGGCAGCGCTGAGTGTCCTCATCCAGGTCCTCCGGCCCATGATCAAAGATTTCCGCCGCTACCTGCAGAGCAACACGCCCAACCCCACTCCCGCCTCTGACCCTGGACAGGTGGCCCAGAACGGGCAGCCCGACAGCATCATCCAATGA